A section of the Phaseolus vulgaris cultivar G19833 chromosome 8, P. vulgaris v2.0, whole genome shotgun sequence genome encodes:
- the LOC137827168 gene encoding glutathione S-transferase F9-like — protein MVVKVYGPHSASAKRVLVCLLEKEVEFEVVPVDLLKGEHKGPEFLKLQPFGAVPVIQDGDYTLYESRAIMRYYADKYRSQGIELVGRTPEERGVVEQWLEVEAHNFNPPANDLAVHVLFAPFFGITPDPKLIEESEAKLLKVLDVYEERLSKSKYLGGDFFSLADISHLPLTYFIVNKMNKEYLIRERKHVSGWWDDISSRPSWKKVIELYLPPI, from the exons ATGGTAGTGAAGGTGTACGGTCCTCACTCTGCTTCCGCTAAACGGGTGCTGGTATGTCTCCTTGAGAAGGAGGTCGAATTTGAGGTTGTCCCAGTTGATCTCCTTAAGGGAGAGCACAAGGGTCCCGAGTTTCTCAAGTTACAG CCCTTTGGAGCTGTTCCTGTCATCCAAGATGGAGACTACACCTTATATG AATCTCGTGCTATAATGAGGTATTATGCAGACAAATACAGATCTCAGGGGATTGAGCTGGTGGGGAGGACACCAGAAGAGAGGGGTGTTGTGGAACAATGGCTGGAAGTTGAAGCACATAACTTTAACCCACCGGCCAATGACTTGGCTGTGCATGTGTTGTTTGCTCCATTTTTTGGCATCACGCCAGATCCAAAGTTGATTGAGGAGAGTGAAGCAAAGTTGTTGAAAGTGTTGGATGTTTATGAGGAGAGGCTGTCAAAGAGCAAGTATTTGGGTGGGGATTTCTTCAGTCTTGCTGATATAAGTCATCTTCCATTAACATATTTTATTGTGAACAAAATGAATAAAGAGTATCTGATAAGAGAGAGGAAGCATGTGAGTGGTTGGTGGGATGACATAAGCAGTAGACCATCGTGGAAGAAGGTTATCGAACTCTACCTACCTCCAATCTAG